ACGTTCTTCAAGCGGTTCTGCATGGTCTTGACTTAGACCAAGCAGATTGACCATCAAGGAGCCATCTGCAATCAGATCTGGATTGGGTACATCCAGACCTGCCGCAATACAGAGTTGTTGATCAAATTGACTACTTGAACAAGCCTCAATTGAAAAATGCCCTGAATTATGTGTTCTAGGCGCTACTTCATTGACAAATAAACCTGACGATCCATAGAAAAACTCCAAAGTCATCACCCCCACATAACTAAGCTTTGTAAGAAGTGAAGCTGCAATGTTGTAAGCCGTTGCCTCGACGAGTTGACTCACTGCTGCCGGCGCAATCACCCAGTCACAAACTTGGTTTTTCTGATGCGTTTCAGCTAAGGGAAGGCTTCGGATTCGCCCTTTTGAATCTCGGCTGACAACGAGAGCAAGTTCCTGCTCGTAGGAAACCCAGGCTTCGATTAACCACTCATTGGCATCGACGTTGCGAAGCAACTGAGCCAAGCCGTTCAGATCTTTTACAACTCGTGTGCCTTTGCCGTCATAACCGCCATAGGCAGCCTTCGCCATGACAGGAAAAGTCCATCCGCTCGGTAAGGATGGCGATCCAGGATTGAGCTCAGCTAATGAAATCCATTCTGGACTTGGGATTAACAGATCGTCGAGAAGCCGTCGCTGGGACAACTTATTAACGAGAGGAACCAAGCTGGCTAGTGATGGAGTGAATTGCACTCCCTGTCGCTCAAGAGGCATCAATGCATCAACAGCAACCCATTCATTTTCGAAGGTAATGCCGGCGCAGTACGTTGAAAGCTCCCTCGTTGCACGGGCATCTGTGGATCCAGCGATCACTAGATCCTTCGCCAGGGAGGCAGCAGGGTCTTCAGCTTTTGACGCTTGAACCGCAAGCGTCAAACCTCGTGTTTGCGCTGCTTCACCGAGCATCAGGGCAAGTTGCCCGCCACCGATTACACCAATTGTGTTGTCAACGCTGGGCATCCGTTACAGATTGGTGTGAGGGAAGCTTGCCATTCTCTCCTAGTAGCAATGCTGGCAGACCTAAATCAGGCTTCGTTCTCCTCCGAACGCAAGTCGAATGGCTGTCAGCAACAAAACCAGTAGGAATAACGCGAGGCCAACCGTGCAGGCATAACTGATCTCTAGTTCTGCAAACGCCTGGTCATAGACGTAATAAACGAGGGTGCGTGTGGAGTCTGCAGGACCTCCCTGTGTCATCAGAAAGACCTCCTCAAACACCTTGGTTGCAGCAATCGCCGAGATCACTGCCACAAGGGTCACGTACGGACGGAGCAACGGCAACGTGATGTCGACATGCTTCCGCCAACCTTCACTTCCATCCAGCTCAGCGGCTTCATAAAGCTCTTTCGGGATTCCTTGCAGACCTCCCAGAAAGATCACCATGTAATACCCCAAACCTTTCCAAAGGGTGACGAGCATCACTGAGGGAAGTGCCAAAAATGGATTGGTTAAAAAATCAATGGGGATAAACCCCTGACCAAACAAAGCACCAAGCCAACCGTTAATTAATCCGTTTTCGGCATAGAGCCATCGAAAGGCGATGGCAGCAACAACAATCGATACCAACACTGGCGTGTAGAAAGCAGCGCGCAGGAAATGCACTCCTGGAAGGATTCGATTGACAAGAACCGCCAGGGTTAGGGCGCCGATCACAATGGGTGGAACAACGCCGAATAAGTAAATCAGAGTGGTACCAAGCACCTGATAAAACATTGGATCACCGAGTAGTCGCTGAAAATTGGCGAAGCCGATGAATTTAAGGGGTTCGGTAACGTCTAGGCCTGTTTGCGTGAAACTAATCACCAGAGCCATGAATGCCGGAACTAAAACGGAAAGGCTCAGAAGAATCAGAGCAGGAGCTAAAAATCCCCAAGCAATGAGCGTGGACCGCTGTTTGGACATCGAAGGCAGAGCCATCACCAGCGCCAGATGGTTTGAAGGAGAATAGATCCGTCACAGCGGGCGGCATGATCCAATCCCAACCGAGTACAACAGCATCGGCAGAGTTAAGACGTCTCAGCGTTGCACTCGAACGCAATCCCTATGACGTTGTGATCACAGCGGGCGGGATCGACCATCTCGGCACTGAATTGCTTCGACTCGGGATTCGCGAACACACAAAAATTCTGGTGGTTAGCAATGCAGATGTTGCTACGCACTACGGAAGCCGTTGTCTTAACAGCCTCGAACAGGCGGGATTTCAATCCACTTTGCTCACGATCCCCGCGGGTGAAGAGCAGAAAACATTGAACACCTTCAGCACGATCCTTGATGCAGCAAAAGAGAAAGGGTTAGAGCGCCAGTCACTCATGCTCGCTTTAGGTGGTGGGATTGTGGGTGACATGACGGGTTTTGCCGCGGCTTGCTGGTTGCGTGGAATCGGCGTCGTTCAGGTCCCTACAACGTTGTTGGCCATGGTGGATGCCGCGATTGGCGGAAAAACTGGTGTCAACCATCCAAGCGGTAAAAATCTGATCGGCGCCTTCCACCAGCCCCGGCTGGTCATGATTGATCCAGATACACTTCAAACCCTTCCCGCGCGGGAATTTAGGGCTGGTCTTGCTGAGGTCATCAAATACGGCGTCATCGGAGATTCAGATCTGTTCGAATTGCTCGAACGATCCGTCAGCTTTGACAGCCCTCTTTCGATTTCAAAAGAGTTGCTGGCAACGATGCTCGAACGTTCTGCCCAAGCCAAGGCAGATGTTGTAGCTGCTGATGAAAAAGAAGGTGGTCAAAGGGCCATCCTCAATTACGGCCATACGTTTGGTCATGTGGTCGAAACACTGACCGGATACGGCACCTGGCTCCATGGTGAAGCTGTGGCAATTGGGATGGTGGCAGTGGCTGCACTTGCCGTGCAGCGCGGTGTGATGGCCCAATCCGATGCGGAACGACAAACACGTTTGATCAAAAGCGCTGGATTGCCTAGCCAATGGCCTGATCTCAATCCAGATTTGGTCTTAAAGACACTTCAGGGCGACAAAAAAGTCCGTAATGGTCGTCTTCGCTTTGTGTTGCCGTCAAGCATCGGTGTTGTGTCGATCGTGGACGACGTAACCCATGAGGAAATCAGAGCATGCTTGGCGTCAATGCGTTGATGCCAGTCGGTTCTTGAAGGAATTGACTCCGTTCCCCGGTTCCGTTTCTGGGTACCAAAGGGTTGAATCGGAGGAACGACAGCCATCGGAACTCACCAAGGCAGGCAGGATCCACGAGACGTAGGAGTGCTTCACGACGTTGCAACACCTCAGCGAGTTGGCTGCCAGGAAGCTGTTGAAGACTGCTGAAGCGTTCAGCAAGGCCTAAGGCGAGTAGAGCCTCACCCTGGCGACACTGCCCTTCCAGGGACCAACCATTGGTTGTGGCTTGATGGACCATGGTCTCAAGACACAGATGGGCCGTGAGGTCTTGCTGTCCTGCATCCACCAAGACACTGCTACTGGCCCGTTGGTTTCGATAGGCCATGAGCGTCCCCTCTCTGCGTCGAGCGGAGTAATAGCGATGAGCCTCAAGGACGTAGTCGACAACAAGAAGATGACCGGCGATTAAAGCCTCAGACGCTTCAGCGAACCAACTGGCGCATGCGTCATGCCATTCCGTTGTCCAACCATCCTCCGCATCCGGTGGAGGCAAGGCAATCTGCGTTGCTGAGAGCGTTGCATTCATCCGCTCTTGAAGCGATTGCGGGATGGGTTCCGTTCCCCAGTGCAGATCTCCACCACCAACATGTTCTTGCTGGAATTGAACGGTCTGACGACGAAGTTGTCCATCGATCAATTCAAGGCGTTCCACCGGAAAGGCATCGAGGAGCTCATGAGCAATCAAGACACCAATCACCGGTTTTGCCTTGAGATCTGACAAGGAAGTCCAGCGTTGCGGAAAGAGTGGTTGAGCCTGTTGAGAAACCTGGTGCTGCTTCAGACGATTGCGTTGACGCTGTTCCATCCCAGGATTCGTTTCAACCAAAACCAGCTCAAGGCGATGCATCAGGTCAGGAAGATGCTCGGCCAAATGATCGATGAGATCACAACTCAACTCCCCTTCTCCAGGACCAACTTCAACGATGGAGAGGGTTTCTGTTGGGTAGTTCAGAGCGAGAGTTCGCACCCACTGGACCAGTTGACAACCCAACAAGGCTGAAAAATCAGGTCCGAGAGTTGCAGACGTCACAAAATCACCACCCTTACCAATCTTCAGCTGGCCACTGCCATAGGCCCCGTGCTCGGGGTCATGTAGGGCCCAGGCCATGAACTGGGAGAAGGGAACGGAACCTCCTGATTGATCAAAACGCTGTTGAAGCCATAAAGGGCAGGGCGCAGCAGGGCCTGTCATTGAGGAGAATGCCTGTAATGCAACAGAGCTATGGGAACACAACCGCGCTTCACACGATTCTTGTTCCCGCTGTTCAGCTTATTTCTGTTGCTCCTAGTCGCAAGTCCTGTGCAGGCGATCGACAACCCAGAGCTGCTACCAGACCATCCAACGCCAGTGATCGATCTGGCTCGAGCCTTCAGTGACAATCAACTCAAGGAGCTGGAAACATCGCTGGATGCTTTTGAAGAACGCAGCGGATGGAAACTGAGAGTTCTCACCCAATATGAAAAGACTCCTGGACTCGCCATCAAAGAGTTTTGGGGTCTCGATGAACGAAGTTTGTTAATTGTCGGAGATCCTCGCGGCGGCAACCTGCTCAATTTCAACGTGGGGGATGCCTTTTTTGCCTTAATGCCACGCACCTGGTGGGTGGAGCTCCAAACCCGTTATGGGAATCAGTATTACGTCCGCGACAATGGCGAGGACGGTTCAATCCTGGCAACGGTTGGGGCAGTAGAGCTCTGTCTTGACCGGGGAGGTTGTCAATTCGTTCCGGGTTTACCACAGGAGCAATGGCTTTTAACTTTGGCTACATCTGTGCTGGGTGGATTAATCGCGGGATTTGCCGCCTATCCACGTAAACAAGGTGAACGCATCGCCTGGGCTTGGGTTCTTTTGCTGTCTCCCCTATGGGTGATGTTGTTTGGAGTGTTTGGGATCGCACCTGTGGTCACCCGTACCAGCGATCTTTTGCCGCTGATTCGGAACGGCATGGGATTCATTGGAGGAATGGTGGGCGCTTATCTGATCGCACAAGCAACAGTGGGAAGAAATTTGGCAGAAGAGTCAGAGAACTAATTCGGATCCTTTCGGCCAGGTTTCTGCTCAGGGCATCCCACAAAGAATCTTTGGACCGGTGCAAACGGGTGCCTTAATTCCTTGGCTACCCGACTCTTCACTGAGTGCTTCCTGACGTTGATCTCTGATCTGACGTAGCTGGCTCAAATTGACCTTGTAAAACGACTGAAGATTGGCAAAACGTTTAACTGGTTGGCCGTAGTAGCTCCGGCCTCGAAGGGTGGGGAATGAAGCCCACTCTGGTGCAAGCTTCGCCGCAAGCTGAGGTGTCATGACACCCACGTCGGTGAGCCTCAAGGCTTTACGCCTTTGGACTAAAAACAGGGCGCCTTGATCTTGAACTTCTGGCCCAAAACCCCTAACCCCCAAACTGCGCTTGACCAGATCCCATGTGAAAGGCATGAACTGATAAGCACCAGCAGCAGCACTCGCATAACGAGAGGAATAAATCACGCGATCGGGGTGACGATCCATCGAGCGCATCAAACTTCCGCCAAACATCACGCGGTAGCCCACATCGTGACCGTTTTTCCAAGTTCCCTCGGCGAAGCGAATCGTATTCAGAAGCGCACGACGTTCAGGAGTGATGATGTAAGGGAGAGCACTCGTTTGAGACTGTTCTGGAGATGTGATCAGACCAGAGCGGGAAACTTGAAGCGTTGGAAGCGCAGCAACGGAGGCTTGAACTGCCTCAAACGAAATAAAAACAGGAGCACAACTTGCGAGAGCCGCTGGAAGGAAACGACAGACAGTTTTCGCAAGAAAAGACATACGTGAAAGAGAGAAAAAATTGACCGGAGGAGGTGATCAACAAGCCGCTCAGTAGACGGCGATCGAAATATCAGACAAGAACGAAATTGAACGTATCGAGCTCAATGGGTGGAACTTTAACGAACAGGCTCACGAAGCCCAAGAGCTGATGTGCCAGATGAGTAATTGTCTCTAAAGCCTGATAAGACTCAGGTGGGACGCAAAGTGCGTCAAAGCCAGAGCAGGGGTGGCGTCTCGGCTGAGATTAAAAAAATTAATTGAAGCAATCAGCCCTACTGAACAGTGCTCGATGCAACCAAGGCCAAAGCCTTTGCAGCCTCTTCAGCGCCATGCTTTGACGTCATTGGATGGATGGCTTTGACCAGTTGCTTGTCCAATCCCCATTGACCTTGAGCGAAAGCCTCGCGGCTCAGGATCCTGTGATTTCCATAACGACGGAGACCATCCATGAGTACGGGAGCTTCGGCGAAGCCATCACGCTCCACGACATGCATACCCAGTTCTTGGCTTAATGCCTCGCAGAAGGTGCTGTAACCAGGCTTGCCTAAGTGCCGGTCGCAATAGGGCATGACATCAAAAGGGCGAACACTTTCAGGCAAAAGAGTGACATTGATTTCAGATTGAAAGCGGACGCGAAGATGGGGCGCCACCGGAGCTGGCATCAGAAAATGATGATTGGGCCAGAGACGAAACAAGGCAGGATCGATGGCAACACCTAGGCCCCCAAACCCAACAAGCACAAGCGGATGATGAATCTGTTCCAAGTGATGAAGCAATTGGCTTGGAAGCTCTCGCAAAGCAGAAACCGTGACACCCAACTCTTGCTCTTTTAAACCCCACTCCATCGCGAGTGAGAAAGGACAGCGCAAGAGCAGATCACCCGTTTGATAGTGAGCTCTTGCAGCAAGTGCAAACTCGGAGAAGAGCGCACCAAGAGGCTCATAAATGTCATCCCAACCGAAGTTACCCATCCATACCAATGGAGCTCCAAGCCGTTCAGCAAGAACTGCTGCGGACGGTGGAATGTCACCGACAACCAGAACAGGTGTTTTTTGCTTGGCAATCCAGGCAGCCTCTTTGTCAACACGTTGTGGAAGAGAGCTGTCGAGAGCCTTCAAGCAGCTCAACGTTTTCTCGTGATCAACGCCCAGTGCATCGGCTTGGATCATTCCCACATCCCAACCGACTGAACGATGTTCTACGGGTACATCTCCAAAAACCAGCTTGAGGAAATCGGCAGAGACAAGGGAGCTGACGACAAGCCTCCAGGTTGGCTGAAGCCGATGCAACGCACTTAAAACAGTTGCTTGCCGCGCAGCATGACCAAAACCATGAGTGCTTAGACACACATAAATCAGCATGGCGTCAAGCTTTGAGTCGGCTGTCGCAACAATGTTTGTTCATAGGCGAGCGTTCCATTCAGATGAAACCAGCGATGGCTGACAAGGCTGAGATGACGCCCCTCAAATTCAACCCAGGTGAAGTGAATCAAGGTCTGTCCAGACTCATCAGATCCAGAGCGGGGAACGCAAGCCGCATTGACATAGGCGGTGCCGTAGCGATCGCGATGGAAGGTCAGGCGTTCTCCTTTTCCACCTCTGAGGCTGTGATGCATATGACCGAAGACCACGAGATCAGCAGCTCGCCGGGGGCGCAAGGTCTCTACAGCGATTGCAAGGTCTCGATCCCCCCAGTCGATGTGGGGATGCTTCCAATCGCGACCACAGATGCTCGAGGCGTCGGATCCGAGACCAGTGGGACCACTGTGGGCTAGAAGAACAAGTGGCCAAGATTCGGGAGCGCCAGACGCGGCTTGAACGATCCGGTTTACCGACTCCTCTTCGGTGACTGGTCCGAACACACTTTGAACAGCTTCAGATAGGTGGAAACCGCCTCCTGAACTGCAGGGACGGGCACCAACAATCGCAACGGCCGGAGAGGACCAGTTACGCATCCTCCATGAACAGTCAAGATCGCCCAACATGGAAAGCTGCTGTCTCAGCCTCTCACCACTGCGATCTCTGCCTCGATCGTGGTTGCCCAGAATCACAGCACAGGGAAGTTTCAGGCGGGTGATTGCTTTGACTAAGCGAAGATCACCGTCACTTAGGTCCCCAACAAACAACAAGGCATCAGGCTTCAGTTGATCGAGCAGTTGCTCGTCGTTCGAGGTCCAATCACCGTGAAGGTCTCCGGCAATGGCGAGGCGCAATCGGGTCAGGAGTGGTGCCTAGGCTTTGGACATCCTGCCCGATGTGGCCAGAATGTCCGCAATCAACACCGAGACAGGTCTAGAGATCAGGATCATGAAAGAAACTCCCGATGATCTCGTCAGGGCAATCAACCAGCTTCGAAGCGAACGCAACGCAGTTGTTTTGGCGCACTATTACCAGGAGCCTGAAATACAAGACATCGCTGATTTCATTGGTGATTCGTTAGAGCTTTCACGTAAAGCCGCAAGCACAGATGCGGATGTCATCGTGTTTTGCGGAGTACATTTCATGGCAGAAACGGCAAAAATATTAAGTCCGGAGAAAATTGTTCTGCTACCTGATACCGAAGCAGGCTGTTCACTCGCAGATGATTGTCCAGCCGATCAATTCAAAGCCTTCAGGGCCAATCATCCTGAACATTTTGTTGTAAGTTATATCAACTGCACTGCAGCAGTAAAAGCCCAAAGTGACTTGATCTGCACGAGTAGCAACGCGGTAGATTTGGTTAACCAACTTCCATCTAATCAACCAATCCTATTTGCCCCGGATCAAAACCTGGGGCGATGGGTACAACAACAAAGTGGTCGCGAACTTACTTTATGGCCGGGACGATGCATTGTTCATGAAACTTTTAGCGAAGAAGCATTGTTAAAGCTTAAGCTCAAGCATCCAGATGCTGAAGTAATTGCTCACCCTGAGTGCATGGAAAACCTTCTTGATCTGGCTGATTTCATCGGTTCAACAAGCAAATTATTATTGCACGCACAGACGAGCGCTGCATCAACATATATCGTACTCACTGAGCCGGGTATATTGCATCAAATGCAAAAAATGGTTCCGAGTAAAACTTTTATTGATGTGCCAGGACTTGACGGATGTAGCTGTAATACATGCCCATACATGCGAATGAATACTCTTGAAAAACTTTGGCAGTGTCTCGAAACACTAGAGCCAAGAATCGAGATGGACGAAGAAATTAGAGTGAAAGCATTGGAGCCAATTCAACGAATGCTTCAAATGAGCAAATAGCTTATTGTTAAAATGCAAACAAAGCGTCAAAACCCGGAGAATTAAAAAAATTGCAAGAAACTATTGAGAATTACCCCAAGCCAATACCTTGCCAACCCAAGCTTTAACCCAGAATCGGGATTAAATTGTTGTACAATATACTCAAAAACAAGATACAAAATAAAAAACTATTCACTGTAAGTATGTTGCTGCTCAAATCTCAAAGCATTGTACATGAACAAATGAGCAACACAGAAAAAAGAACAATCTAAACTACATCCACAGGAAAAAGATAAAGCTGAAAATGAGAATGTAAAATTGAAACGCGAAACACTTAATGCAAAGCCAATTGTAAATAGGGCCACGTTCAGAAGAAAGTTACGACAAAATGAGCTGATGTCGGTTTTGCAACGCCACAACCAAGGTTTGTATTGCCCAGCAGCAGATGCATGGATTGATCCAAATCGCCCCGTAAAACGGGCAATAATCACTCATGCTCATGCTGATCACGCCAAACCAGGATGTGGTGAATATTGGGCCAATAATCAGTCTGAAGGCGTACTTCGACAACGACTTGGAAGAGACATCGAGCTCAACTCGATGGCCTATAGAGAAGAATTCGCACTGGGGAAAGCAAAATTGTCGTTACATAGCGCAGGACATGTCTTAGGAAGTGCACAAATTCGTATCGAAGTAGAAGATGAGGTATGGCTCGTCACTGGTGATTACAAACGCTGCGAAGACCCAAGCTGTGAACCGTTCGAATCCGTTAAATGTGATGTACTGATCACAGAATCAACATTTGGCCTACCGATCTATCATTGGCAGTCAGGCAAGGAAGTTGCGAGAGATATCTATGAATGGTGGAGTACAGCGAAGGAACAACCATCATTACTCTTCTGTTACGCATTTGGTAAAGCGCAGCGGGTACTCGCTGAACTGAAATCACTGGGCGTTATGGATGAAGTTCTCCTACATGGAGCAGTTGAGACCATTACGAAGCATTACCGAGAGGCTGGAGTTGACATGTGTCCTACAAAACCTGTGAGCGAATTTTCTCGTAAAGATCCAATGAAGGGACGCTTAATCATCGCGCCACCATCTGCATATCGAACGGTATGGATGAAACGATTTAAAGAACCACAAACAGCCTTTGCATCAGGATGGATGGCAGTCAGAGGTGCGAGAAGAAGGAGAGGATATGAGCGTGGTTTTGTACTAAGTGATCATGCAGATTGGCAAGGTTTGATAAGAACAATAAAAGAGAGCAAAGCAAAAAAGGTCTATGTCACCCACGGACAAGATGATGTATTAGCTAGATATTTAAGTGAGTTGGAAGGATTAGAAGCCTATCCACTAGAAAAGTTAGGGTAAGATATAAGAAATGAATCAAGTAAACTTAAAACAATTTGGTGAACTGATCACGGCAATTGATCAGAGCAGTGGAAGCAATAAAAAGATCGATCTAATTTCAGAATTTATTCGCAACATTGATCCATGTGATGGATGTTGGACCCTTAGCCTTCTGATGAATCAAGGACAGAAAAGACTAATAACAGGGAAAAAGCTTAGAGAAATACTTCAGGCTAGTACAAGTATGCCCTCATGGTTATTCGATGATTGCTTTGCTCAGGTAGGAGATTCCGCTGAAACAATAAGTTTATTATGGCCACAAATAAAAGAAGAAAATACGAACAAAACACCTAAAAAAT
The Synechococcus sp. CC9311 DNA segment above includes these coding regions:
- a CDS encoding TIGR04168 family protein, with the protein product MRLAIAGDLHGDWTSNDEQLLDQLKPDALLFVGDLSDGDLRLVKAITRLKLPCAVILGNHDRGRDRSGERLRQQLSMLGDLDCSWRMRNWSSPAVAIVGARPCSSGGGFHLSEAVQSVFGPVTEEESVNRIVQAASGAPESWPLVLLAHSGPTGLGSDASSICGRDWKHPHIDWGDRDLAIAVETLRPRRAADLVVFGHMHHSLRGGKGERLTFHRDRYGTAYVNAACVPRSGSDESGQTLIHFTWVEFEGRHLSLVSHRWFHLNGTLAYEQTLLRQPTQSLTPC
- a CDS encoding 5-(carboxyamino)imidazole ribonucleotide synthase, whose translation is MPSVDNTIGVIGGGQLALMLGEAAQTRGLTLAVQASKAEDPAASLAKDLVIAGSTDARATRELSTYCAGITFENEWVAVDALMPLERQGVQFTPSLASLVPLVNKLSQRRLLDDLLIPSPEWISLAELNPGSPSLPSGWTFPVMAKAAYGGYDGKGTRVVKDLNGLAQLLRNVDANEWLIEAWVSYEQELALVVSRDSKGRIRSLPLAETHQKNQVCDWVIAPAAVSQLVEATAYNIAASLLTKLSYVGVMTLEFFYGSSGLFVNEVAPRTHNSGHFSIEACSSSQFDQQLCIAAGLDVPNPDLIADGSLMVNLLGLSQDHAEPLEERLAKLRSMKELHLHWYGKDEIPGRKLGHVTTLLKGHSAAERAEIGQQMLQSIREIWPLPLNW
- a CDS encoding carbohydrate ABC transporter permease, which gives rise to MALPSMSKQRSTLIAWGFLAPALILLSLSVLVPAFMALVISFTQTGLDVTEPLKFIGFANFQRLLGDPMFYQVLGTTLIYLFGVVPPIVIGALTLAVLVNRILPGVHFLRAAFYTPVLVSIVVAAIAFRWLYAENGLINGWLGALFGQGFIPIDFLTNPFLALPSVMLVTLWKGLGYYMVIFLGGLQGIPKELYEAAELDGSEGWRKHVDITLPLLRPYVTLVAVISAIAATKVFEEVFLMTQGGPADSTRTLVYYVYDQAFAELEISYACTVGLALFLLVLLLTAIRLAFGGERSLI
- a CDS encoding ligase-associated DNA damage response exonuclease produces the protein MSVLQRHNQGLYCPAADAWIDPNRPVKRAIITHAHADHAKPGCGEYWANNQSEGVLRQRLGRDIELNSMAYREEFALGKAKLSLHSAGHVLGSAQIRIEVEDEVWLVTGDYKRCEDPSCEPFESVKCDVLITESTFGLPIYHWQSGKEVARDIYEWWSTAKEQPSLLFCYAFGKAQRVLAELKSLGVMDEVLLHGAVETITKHYREAGVDMCPTKPVSEFSRKDPMKGRLIIAPPSAYRTVWMKRFKEPQTAFASGWMAVRGARRRRGYERGFVLSDHADWQGLIRTIKESKAKKVYVTHGQDDVLARYLSELEGLEAYPLEKLG
- a CDS encoding glycoside hydrolase family 104 protein, with protein sequence MSFLAKTVCRFLPAALASCAPVFISFEAVQASVAALPTLQVSRSGLITSPEQSQTSALPYIITPERRALLNTIRFAEGTWKNGHDVGYRVMFGGSLMRSMDRHPDRVIYSSRYASAAAGAYQFMPFTWDLVKRSLGVRGFGPEVQDQGALFLVQRRKALRLTDVGVMTPQLAAKLAPEWASFPTLRGRSYYGQPVKRFANLQSFYKVNLSQLRQIRDQRQEALSEESGSQGIKAPVCTGPKILCGMP
- a CDS encoding class I SAM-dependent methyltransferase; its protein translation is MTGPAAPCPLWLQQRFDQSGGSVPFSQFMAWALHDPEHGAYGSGQLKIGKGGDFVTSATLGPDFSALLGCQLVQWVRTLALNYPTETLSIVEVGPGEGELSCDLIDHLAEHLPDLMHRLELVLVETNPGMEQRQRNRLKQHQVSQQAQPLFPQRWTSLSDLKAKPVIGVLIAHELLDAFPVERLELIDGQLRRQTVQFQQEHVGGGDLHWGTEPIPQSLQERMNATLSATQIALPPPDAEDGWTTEWHDACASWFAEASEALIAGHLLVVDYVLEAHRYYSARRREGTLMAYRNQRASSSVLVDAGQQDLTAHLCLETMVHQATTNGWSLEGQCRQGEALLALGLAERFSSLQQLPGSQLAEVLQRREALLRLVDPACLGEFRWLSFLRFNPLVPRNGTGERSQFLQEPTGINALTPSML
- a CDS encoding TPM domain-containing protein encodes the protein MGTQPRFTRFLFPLFSLFLLLLVASPVQAIDNPELLPDHPTPVIDLARAFSDNQLKELETSLDAFEERSGWKLRVLTQYEKTPGLAIKEFWGLDERSLLIVGDPRGGNLLNFNVGDAFFALMPRTWWVELQTRYGNQYYVRDNGEDGSILATVGAVELCLDRGGCQFVPGLPQEQWLLTLATSVLGGLIAGFAAYPRKQGERIAWAWVLLLSPLWVMLFGVFGIAPVVTRTSDLLPLIRNGMGFIGGMVGAYLIAQATVGRNLAEESEN
- the nadA gene encoding quinolinate synthase NadA; translation: MKETPDDLVRAINQLRSERNAVVLAHYYQEPEIQDIADFIGDSLELSRKAASTDADVIVFCGVHFMAETAKILSPEKIVLLPDTEAGCSLADDCPADQFKAFRANHPEHFVVSYINCTAAVKAQSDLICTSSNAVDLVNQLPSNQPILFAPDQNLGRWVQQQSGRELTLWPGRCIVHETFSEEALLKLKLKHPDAEVIAHPECMENLLDLADFIGSTSKLLLHAQTSAASTYIVLTEPGILHQMQKMVPSKTFIDVPGLDGCSCNTCPYMRMNTLEKLWQCLETLEPRIEMDEEIRVKALEPIQRMLQMSK
- the aroB gene encoding 3-dehydroquinate synthase → MIQSQPSTTASAELRRLSVALERNPYDVVITAGGIDHLGTELLRLGIREHTKILVVSNADVATHYGSRCLNSLEQAGFQSTLLTIPAGEEQKTLNTFSTILDAAKEKGLERQSLMLALGGGIVGDMTGFAAACWLRGIGVVQVPTTLLAMVDAAIGGKTGVNHPSGKNLIGAFHQPRLVMIDPDTLQTLPAREFRAGLAEVIKYGVIGDSDLFELLERSVSFDSPLSISKELLATMLERSAQAKADVVAADEKEGGQRAILNYGHTFGHVVETLTGYGTWLHGEAVAIGMVAVAALAVQRGVMAQSDAERQTRLIKSAGLPSQWPDLNPDLVLKTLQGDKKVRNGRLRFVLPSSIGVVSIVDDVTHEEIRACLASMR